The following are from one region of the Cyclopterus lumpus isolate fCycLum1 chromosome 21, fCycLum1.pri, whole genome shotgun sequence genome:
- the cnga4 gene encoding cyclic nucleotide-gated cation channel alpha-4, producing MIFPVIYNWVIIILRTCFTTIALSYLPVWLTLDYLADLMYMADMIITVHTGYLDQGILIRDVAQLRKRYLHSTTFFRDLVSLLPTDFLYFVFGIHAPLVRINRLLRIPRLNEALDRMETRTSYPNTFRISKLMIYIFVLIHWNACLYFALSSYIGFGSDRWVYPNMTDPAFASMRRQYFYCFWFSAQIFTTVGDTPLPKREEEYLFMIADLLIAVLVFASIVGNVGNVITSLRDRDNVFFPNHELVKAYLRSHHISKELRQRIDSWYQHLHINKKIMRENEILQQLPVHLRTEIAVSVHLPTLSKVTIFQSCEKSLLEELVLKLTPQVFSPGEYVCRKGDVGHEMYIIREGKLAVVADDGVTEFAVLGESNFFGEISILNIKGNKSGNRRTANIRSIGYSDLFSLSKEDLTDVLSEFPAAKRHLEEKGRQILTKMGILEESGEQEEGEAEKVETKIGRLERKLEILQTKLARLMSELESSHCKMQARVEQLEWEVAAIEPQLPEDGGGEREKGRSEGVGGEVGWEREEAEGEADEGSDAEGKKQGQGEDADVSKEGDGESTKSTKGDVETMVEGDKCGMKDPDDREKNKEEDAEKNREKGDDRPGKGDGSEIAHEDEKEEESGERESEEGREKVEEDSELVKMGQKDEGQNK from the exons ATGATCTTTCCCGTCATCTACAACTGGGTTATCATCATTTTGAG GACATGCTTCACTACAATTGCACTGAGCTACCTGCCTGTGTGGCTTACACTGGACTATCTGGCAGACCTCATGTATATGGCAGACATGATCATCACTGTCCACACAG GTTACTTGGATCAGGGCATCCTGATCAGGGACGTCGCTCAGCTGAGGAAGCGTTACCTGCACTCTACAACTTTCTTCAGGGACCTGGTTTCCCTGCTGCCGACCGACTTTCTCTACTTTGTCTTCGGCATCCATGCTCCGCTGGTGAGGATCAACCGACTTCTCCGTATTCCACGACTCAACGAGGCCCTGGATCGCATGGAGACGAGAACCTCCTACCCCAACACCTTCCGCATCTCCAAGCTCATGATCTACATCTTTGTGTTGATCCACTGGAATGCCTGCCTCTACTTTGCACTGTCCAGCTACATCGGCTTCGGAAGTGATCGTTGGGTGTACCCCAACATGACCGACCCAGCGTTTGCCTCCATGCGTCGTCAGTACTTCTACTGCTTCTGGTTCTCAGCCCAGATTTTCACCACAGTGGGAGACACCCCGCTGCCCAAAAGGGAAGAAGAGTACTTGTTTATGATTGCAGACCTGCTCATTGCCGTGCTGGTGTTTGCATCGATTGTTGGCAATGTTGGCAATGTCATCACAAGCCTCAGGGACCGGGATAATGTCTTCTTCCCTAACCATGAGCTG gTTAAGGCCTACCTGCGTAGCCATCACATTAGCAAGGAGCTTCGACAGCGCATCGACAGCTGGTACCAGCATCTCCACATCAACAAAAAGATCATGCGAGAGAATGAAatcctgcagcagctgcccgttcacctgaggacagagatCGCCGTCAGCGTCCACCTGCCCACGCTCTCCAAAGTCACCATCTTCCAGAGCTGTGAGAAAAgtctgctggaggagctggtgcTTAAACTAACGCCACAG GTGTTCAGCCCGGGCGAGTACGTCTGCAGGAAGGGAGACGTGGGCCATGAAATGTACATCATCAGAGAGGGAAAACTTGCAGTTGTAGCAGATGACGGGGTCACCGAGTTTGCTGTGCTGGGTGAATCCAATTTCTTTGGAGAAATCAGCATCCTCAATATCAAAG GGAACAAGTCAGGCAATCGCCGCACTGCCAACATCCGCAGCATCGGCTACTCTGACTTGTTCAGCTTATCCAAAGAAGACTTGACGGACGTGTTGTCCGAGTTCCCTGCAGCCAAACGTCACCTGGAGGAGAAAGGCCGACAGATCCTCACCAAGATGGGCATATTGGAGGAGAGCGGGGAGCAAGAGGAAGGGGAGGCCGAGAAAGTCGAAACCAAGATAGGCAGACTGGAGAGAAAACTGGAAATCCTGCAAACCAAACTAGCTCGACTTATGTCGGAATTAGAGTCGAGCCACTGCAAGATGCAGGCCAGGGTGGAGCAGCTGGAGTGGGAGGTGGCAGCCATAGAGCCCCAGCTGCCAGAAGACGGGGGAGGAGAACGAGAAAAGGGGAGAAGTGaaggggtgggaggggaggtcGGATGGGAGCGGGAAGAGGCAGAGGGGGAGGCAGATGAGGGTTCGGAtgcagaggggaaaaaacaggGACAGGGAGAGGATGCTGATGTAAGCAAAGAGGGCGATGGAGAGAGCACTAAAAGTACAAAAGGGGACGTTGAAACGATGGTGGAGGGAGATAAATGTGGGATGAAAGACCCGGATGATCGGgaaaagaacaaagaagaggacgcagagaaaaacagagagaaaggagatgACAGACCCGGGAAAGGAGATGGGTCTGAGATTGCACATGAAgatgagaaagaagaggaaagtgGCGAGAGAGAATCGGAAGAGGGCAGAGAAAAGGTTGAAGAAGACTCAGAATTAGTAAAGATGGGGCAGAAAGATGAAGGGCAGAACAAATAA
- the fam160a2 gene encoding FTS and Hook-interacting protein homolog isoform X1, producing the protein MSWLSRLNPRGPGSRTGRSAAPSGPCTADPETCLMVFENHWRQVSWVLEQQEPSSSSDDLTAVRNHTDQMLCLLAEERPAESAEGGAAPMGPILELVVTENILERLVQWHLRRGLDSDSQGALLKLFEMLIGQSQQQPLLQHTAVLHPLLRLLGACADPDLGCPLALENSLVLLLNQICVSMARQPVVLEMLFRAAPAQQGSTNLLIFSLLVPFIHRDGAIGQQARDALLLVMAASASNEAVARYIAENSYFCPLPPPEAVSRASSQVLATGLSALYSSLPRKIEVRGDDWHALRREDWMSVSSLVLFMNSLEFCNAVVQIAHPLVRSQLLDYLHNGFLVPVMGPALHKSSVDEMIASTAYLDLFLRSVSETSLLKTFLRFILLHRHDNDTILDTLLTRISSNSRLCMVSLSLFRTLLSLNCEDVMLQLVLRYLLPCTHVMLSQRQAIRVTDLYGKSADKFLSLIPECCRLNAASSAERDEDGAFWGKVVNSPSIESPAPPRPSTPSRLAFFIRQQSSGGGPGGGGPSTPTSTEPPQSGASHPPCPDSPMHQQLANTECLDWDSGYLEYLKDSRQGIEICSWACRDWSAPYDGENPSPNVAAPPPPPPTSNPTMAMFPEHFSLQQGGSGSTPPPGQQRAAVVAVARSEWSSSERDSGEWDVTIGKNNCISLTPRSKKRSLQREEVLPKPLPRLVPSSSSSSSTSSSSSSSSSSSSSSSATPLSSTHAASSPAPHNPTSAVTVGYQAMCNGMAGQEDGCSDNRDRGLEVKKVKRDLGEQQYLDENANQNGSLVTCSSQGCAALPQSIFNDSEMSDAKSPRPNQIPSQGPVAPLVSDAKPPAGDASKPCLASSDLPEANQAQQSVESLIRELLEQAPGEPQLPGDSNGQGISIEAFTQELRELEDRVRERGRAACQQEETARECLSSERRQPQQEEEQQPPSVPEPKPPTGDTKGDGPALVFGSPARPLNKPASQPYTGPFMVVLFAKLENMLQNSLYVNILLTGIVAQLACYPQPLLRSFLLNTNMVFQPSVKSLIQVLGSVKNRIEAFAASHEDFPAMLKKAQQYLVARGKVDWADSPAAVPNLRRSDSLVKSRKPSLGELILRHTNSPTRARHAAQLALAHVRDGGQSLHSALFKGGAGAGSLEKQAEALRVKNAVYCAVVFCEFLKELAALAQEHAVTLPFPHSQEAEE; encoded by the exons ATGAGCTGGCTGAGCAGGTTGAACCCGCGGGGTCCCGGGAGTCGGACCGGCCGGAGCGCAGCCCCCTCCGGCCCCTGCACCGCCGACCCGGAGACCTGCCTCATGgtgtttgagaaccactggagacag GTCTCGTGGGTGTTGGAGCAGCAGGAGCCCTCGTCCTCCAGCGACGACCTGACGGCGGTGAGGAATCACACCGACCAGATGCTGTGTCTGCTGGCGGAGGAGCGGCCTGCCGAGAGCGCGGAGGGCGGCGCCGCGCCCATGGGCCCCATCCTAGAGCTGGTGGTCACAGAGAACATCCTGGAGCGCCTGGTCCAGTGGCACCTCCGCCGCGGCCTGGACTCGGACAGCCAGGGGGCGCTGCTCAAGCTGTTCGAGATGCTCATCGGCCAGTCGCAGCAGCAGCCGCTGCTGCAGCACACGGCCGTCCTCCACCCGCTGCTGAGGCTGCTGGGAGCGTGTGCCGACCCAGATCTCGGTTGTCCTCTGGCCCTGGAAAATAGCCTGGTGCTGCTGCTCAACCAG ATCTGCGTGTCCATGGCCCGGCAGCCCGTGGTGCTGGAGATGCTGTTCCGGGCGGCACCGGCCCAGCAGGGCTCGACCAATCTGctcatcttctccctcctcGTGCCGTTCATCCACCGGGACGGAGCCATCGGACAGCAAGCCCGCGACGCGCTGCTGTTGGTCATGGCGGCCTCGGCCAGCAACGAGGCCGTGGCGCGGTACATCGCTGAGAACTCCTACTTCTGCCCG CTGCCCCCACCTGAAGCCGTCTCTCGTGCCTCCTCTCAGGTGTTGGCGACGGGCCTCAGCGCCCTCTACTCCTCTCTGCCCAGGAAGATTGAGGTCCGTGGGGACGACTGGCACGCCCTCCGGCGGGAGGACTGGATGAGCGTGTCGTCGCTCGTGCTGTTCATGAACTCGCTGGAGTTCTGCAACGCTGTGGTGCAGATCGCTCACCCGCTGGTCCGCTCCCAGCTCCTGGACTACCTCCACAACGGCTTCCTCGTACCCGTCATGGGCCCCGCGCTGCATAAG tcGTCGGTGGACGAGATGATCGCCAGCACCGCCTACCTGGACCTCTTCCTGCGCAGCGTGTCGGAGACGTCCCTGCTCAAAACCTTCCTGCGCTTCATCCTGCTGCATCGCCACGACAACGACACCATCCTGGACACGCTGCTCACACGCATCAGCAGCAATTCACGG CTGTGCATGGTGTCATTGAGCCTCTTCAGGACCCTTCTGTCCCTGAACTGTGAAGACGTCATGCTGCAGCTCGTTCTCAG GTATCTACTGCCCTGTACCCACGTCATGCTGAGTCAGCGTCAAGCTATCAGGGTGACGGACCTGTACGGCAAGTCGGCGGACAAGTTCCTGTCGCTGATCCCAGAGTGCTGCCGGCTGAATGCGGCGTCCTCTGCTGAGCGGGACGAGGACGGTGCATTCTGGGGCAAAG TCGTGAACAGTCCCAGCATAGAGTCCCCAGCACCGCCCAGACCCAGCACCCCATCCCGCTTAGCCTTCTTCATCCGCCAACAGAGCAGCGGAGGTGGGCCAGGGGGAGGGGgtccctccacccccaccagcACGGAGCCGCCCCAGTCGGGCGCCTCCCACCCCCCGTGCCCCGACAGCCCGATGCACCAGCAGCTGGCCAACACGGAGTGTCTGGACTGGGACTCGGGTTACCTGGAGTATCTCAAAGACTCCCGACAGGGCATTGAGATTTGCTCCTGGGCATGCCGCGACTGGTCGGCCCCCTACGACGGGGAAAACCCCTCGCCGAACGTGGCcgctccacccccacccccgcccaCCTCCAACCCCACCATGGCCATGTTCCCCGAGCACTTCTCTCTCCAGCAGGGAGGAAGCGGGAGCACCCCCCCTCCGGGCCAGCAGAGGGCGGCCGTTGTGGCCGTCGCACGCTCCGAGTGGAGCAGCTCGGAGCGCGACAGTGGCGAGTGGGACGTCACGATCGGCAAAAACAACTGCATCAGCCTCACGCCGCGCTCCAAGAAGCGCAGCTTGCAGAGGGAGGAGGTCCTGCCGAAGCCTCTACCGCGTCtcgttccctcctcctcctcatcctcctccacttcctcttcctcttcctcttcctcctcctcctcctcttcgtcctcagCCACCCCTTTATCGTCCACCCACGCCGCCTCGTCCCCAGCACCTCACAACCCGACCTCTGCCGTCACCGTTGGCTACCAGGCCATGTGTAACGGAATGGCGGGGCAGGAGGACGGGTGCTCAGACAATCGGGACAGAGGACTGGAGGTAAAGAAAGTGAAGAGGGACTTGGGGGAGCAGCAGTATTTGGATGAAAACGCGAATCAGAATGGATCCCTTGTCACCTGCTCCTCGCAAGGCTGCGCCGCCCTTCCGCAGTCCATTTTCAACGACAGCGAAATGAGCGACGCAAAATCGCCTCGGCCCAATCAGATTCCCTCTCAGGGCCCAGTCGCCCCGCTGGTGTCCGATGCCAAACCGCCGGCCGGTGACGCCTCGAAGCCGTGCCTCGCGTCTTCCGATCTGCCAGAAGCCAACCAGGCGCAGCAGTCCGTGGAGAGCCTCATCCGGGAGCTGCTGGAGCAGGCGCCGGGAGAGCCGCAGCTCCCCGGAGACTCCAACGGCCAGGGCATCAGCATCGAGGCCTTCACACAGGAGCTGAGGGAGCTGGAGGACCGGGTGAGGGAGCGCGGCAGAGCGGCCTGCCAGCAGGAGGAAACCGCAAGAGAGTGCCTGTCCTCTGAGCGCCGTCAGccgcagcaggaggaggaacagcaGCCGCCCTCGGTCCCGGAGCCGAAGCCGCCGACGGGCGACACGAAGGGAGACGGGCCCGCGCTGGTCTTCGGCAGCCCCGCAAGACCGCTAAATAAGCCCGCGTCTCAGCCGTACACAG GTCCGTTCATGGTGGTTCTGTTCGCCAAGCTGGAGAACATGCTCCAAAACTCGCTGTACGTCAACATCCTGCTCACAGGCATCGTGGCCCAGCTGGCCTGCTATCCTCAGCCCCTCCTACGCTCCTTCCTGCTCAACACCAACATGGTCTTCCAGCCCAGCGTCAAGTCACTGATCCAG GTTCTAGGTTCTGTGAAGAACCGCATCGAGGCGTTTGCAGCCTCTCATGAGGACTTCCCGGCCATGCTGAAGAAAGCCCAGCAGTACCTGGTGGCCCGAGGCAAGGTGGACTGGGCCGACTCGCCCGCGGCAGTCCCGAACCTGAGGCGCTCCGATTCATTAG TGAAGAGTCGTAAGCCCTCCCTCGGAGAGCTGATCCTCCGTCACACCAACAGCCCGACCCGGGCCCGGCACGCCGCCCAGCTGGCCCTTGCGCACGTGCGGGACGGCGGCCAGTCGCTACACAGCGCCCTGTTCAAGGGCGGCGCGGGAGCCGGGAGTCTGGAGAAGCAAGCGGAGGCGCTGCGAGTGAAGAACGCCGTCTACTGCGCCGTCGTCTTCTGCGAGTTCCTCAAGGAGCTGGCCGCCCTGGCCCAAGAGCACGCCGTCACCCTGCCTTTCCCCCACAGCCAGGAGGCCGAGGAGTAG
- the fam160a2 gene encoding FTS and Hook-interacting protein homolog isoform X2, producing the protein MSWLSRLNPRGPGSRTGRSAAPSGPCTADPETCLMVFENHWRQVSWVLEQQEPSSSSDDLTAVRNHTDQMLCLLAEERPAESAEGGAAPMGPILELVVTENILERLVQWHLRRGLDSDSQGALLKLFEMLIGQSQQQPLLQHTAVLHPLLRLLGACADPDLGCPLALENSLVLLLNQICVSMARQPVVLEMLFRAAPAQQGSTNLLIFSLLVPFIHRDGAIGQQARDALLLVMAASASNEAVARYIAENSYFCPVLATGLSALYSSLPRKIEVRGDDWHALRREDWMSVSSLVLFMNSLEFCNAVVQIAHPLVRSQLLDYLHNGFLVPVMGPALHKSSVDEMIASTAYLDLFLRSVSETSLLKTFLRFILLHRHDNDTILDTLLTRISSNSRLCMVSLSLFRTLLSLNCEDVMLQLVLRYLLPCTHVMLSQRQAIRVTDLYGKSADKFLSLIPECCRLNAASSAERDEDGAFWGKVVNSPSIESPAPPRPSTPSRLAFFIRQQSSGGGPGGGGPSTPTSTEPPQSGASHPPCPDSPMHQQLANTECLDWDSGYLEYLKDSRQGIEICSWACRDWSAPYDGENPSPNVAAPPPPPPTSNPTMAMFPEHFSLQQGGSGSTPPPGQQRAAVVAVARSEWSSSERDSGEWDVTIGKNNCISLTPRSKKRSLQREEVLPKPLPRLVPSSSSSSSTSSSSSSSSSSSSSSSATPLSSTHAASSPAPHNPTSAVTVGYQAMCNGMAGQEDGCSDNRDRGLEVKKVKRDLGEQQYLDENANQNGSLVTCSSQGCAALPQSIFNDSEMSDAKSPRPNQIPSQGPVAPLVSDAKPPAGDASKPCLASSDLPEANQAQQSVESLIRELLEQAPGEPQLPGDSNGQGISIEAFTQELRELEDRVRERGRAACQQEETARECLSSERRQPQQEEEQQPPSVPEPKPPTGDTKGDGPALVFGSPARPLNKPASQPYTGPFMVVLFAKLENMLQNSLYVNILLTGIVAQLACYPQPLLRSFLLNTNMVFQPSVKSLIQVLGSVKNRIEAFAASHEDFPAMLKKAQQYLVARGKVDWADSPAAVPNLRRSDSLVKSRKPSLGELILRHTNSPTRARHAAQLALAHVRDGGQSLHSALFKGGAGAGSLEKQAEALRVKNAVYCAVVFCEFLKELAALAQEHAVTLPFPHSQEAEE; encoded by the exons ATGAGCTGGCTGAGCAGGTTGAACCCGCGGGGTCCCGGGAGTCGGACCGGCCGGAGCGCAGCCCCCTCCGGCCCCTGCACCGCCGACCCGGAGACCTGCCTCATGgtgtttgagaaccactggagacag GTCTCGTGGGTGTTGGAGCAGCAGGAGCCCTCGTCCTCCAGCGACGACCTGACGGCGGTGAGGAATCACACCGACCAGATGCTGTGTCTGCTGGCGGAGGAGCGGCCTGCCGAGAGCGCGGAGGGCGGCGCCGCGCCCATGGGCCCCATCCTAGAGCTGGTGGTCACAGAGAACATCCTGGAGCGCCTGGTCCAGTGGCACCTCCGCCGCGGCCTGGACTCGGACAGCCAGGGGGCGCTGCTCAAGCTGTTCGAGATGCTCATCGGCCAGTCGCAGCAGCAGCCGCTGCTGCAGCACACGGCCGTCCTCCACCCGCTGCTGAGGCTGCTGGGAGCGTGTGCCGACCCAGATCTCGGTTGTCCTCTGGCCCTGGAAAATAGCCTGGTGCTGCTGCTCAACCAG ATCTGCGTGTCCATGGCCCGGCAGCCCGTGGTGCTGGAGATGCTGTTCCGGGCGGCACCGGCCCAGCAGGGCTCGACCAATCTGctcatcttctccctcctcGTGCCGTTCATCCACCGGGACGGAGCCATCGGACAGCAAGCCCGCGACGCGCTGCTGTTGGTCATGGCGGCCTCGGCCAGCAACGAGGCCGTGGCGCGGTACATCGCTGAGAACTCCTACTTCTGCCCG GTGTTGGCGACGGGCCTCAGCGCCCTCTACTCCTCTCTGCCCAGGAAGATTGAGGTCCGTGGGGACGACTGGCACGCCCTCCGGCGGGAGGACTGGATGAGCGTGTCGTCGCTCGTGCTGTTCATGAACTCGCTGGAGTTCTGCAACGCTGTGGTGCAGATCGCTCACCCGCTGGTCCGCTCCCAGCTCCTGGACTACCTCCACAACGGCTTCCTCGTACCCGTCATGGGCCCCGCGCTGCATAAG tcGTCGGTGGACGAGATGATCGCCAGCACCGCCTACCTGGACCTCTTCCTGCGCAGCGTGTCGGAGACGTCCCTGCTCAAAACCTTCCTGCGCTTCATCCTGCTGCATCGCCACGACAACGACACCATCCTGGACACGCTGCTCACACGCATCAGCAGCAATTCACGG CTGTGCATGGTGTCATTGAGCCTCTTCAGGACCCTTCTGTCCCTGAACTGTGAAGACGTCATGCTGCAGCTCGTTCTCAG GTATCTACTGCCCTGTACCCACGTCATGCTGAGTCAGCGTCAAGCTATCAGGGTGACGGACCTGTACGGCAAGTCGGCGGACAAGTTCCTGTCGCTGATCCCAGAGTGCTGCCGGCTGAATGCGGCGTCCTCTGCTGAGCGGGACGAGGACGGTGCATTCTGGGGCAAAG TCGTGAACAGTCCCAGCATAGAGTCCCCAGCACCGCCCAGACCCAGCACCCCATCCCGCTTAGCCTTCTTCATCCGCCAACAGAGCAGCGGAGGTGGGCCAGGGGGAGGGGgtccctccacccccaccagcACGGAGCCGCCCCAGTCGGGCGCCTCCCACCCCCCGTGCCCCGACAGCCCGATGCACCAGCAGCTGGCCAACACGGAGTGTCTGGACTGGGACTCGGGTTACCTGGAGTATCTCAAAGACTCCCGACAGGGCATTGAGATTTGCTCCTGGGCATGCCGCGACTGGTCGGCCCCCTACGACGGGGAAAACCCCTCGCCGAACGTGGCcgctccacccccacccccgcccaCCTCCAACCCCACCATGGCCATGTTCCCCGAGCACTTCTCTCTCCAGCAGGGAGGAAGCGGGAGCACCCCCCCTCCGGGCCAGCAGAGGGCGGCCGTTGTGGCCGTCGCACGCTCCGAGTGGAGCAGCTCGGAGCGCGACAGTGGCGAGTGGGACGTCACGATCGGCAAAAACAACTGCATCAGCCTCACGCCGCGCTCCAAGAAGCGCAGCTTGCAGAGGGAGGAGGTCCTGCCGAAGCCTCTACCGCGTCtcgttccctcctcctcctcatcctcctccacttcctcttcctcttcctcttcctcctcctcctcctcttcgtcctcagCCACCCCTTTATCGTCCACCCACGCCGCCTCGTCCCCAGCACCTCACAACCCGACCTCTGCCGTCACCGTTGGCTACCAGGCCATGTGTAACGGAATGGCGGGGCAGGAGGACGGGTGCTCAGACAATCGGGACAGAGGACTGGAGGTAAAGAAAGTGAAGAGGGACTTGGGGGAGCAGCAGTATTTGGATGAAAACGCGAATCAGAATGGATCCCTTGTCACCTGCTCCTCGCAAGGCTGCGCCGCCCTTCCGCAGTCCATTTTCAACGACAGCGAAATGAGCGACGCAAAATCGCCTCGGCCCAATCAGATTCCCTCTCAGGGCCCAGTCGCCCCGCTGGTGTCCGATGCCAAACCGCCGGCCGGTGACGCCTCGAAGCCGTGCCTCGCGTCTTCCGATCTGCCAGAAGCCAACCAGGCGCAGCAGTCCGTGGAGAGCCTCATCCGGGAGCTGCTGGAGCAGGCGCCGGGAGAGCCGCAGCTCCCCGGAGACTCCAACGGCCAGGGCATCAGCATCGAGGCCTTCACACAGGAGCTGAGGGAGCTGGAGGACCGGGTGAGGGAGCGCGGCAGAGCGGCCTGCCAGCAGGAGGAAACCGCAAGAGAGTGCCTGTCCTCTGAGCGCCGTCAGccgcagcaggaggaggaacagcaGCCGCCCTCGGTCCCGGAGCCGAAGCCGCCGACGGGCGACACGAAGGGAGACGGGCCCGCGCTGGTCTTCGGCAGCCCCGCAAGACCGCTAAATAAGCCCGCGTCTCAGCCGTACACAG GTCCGTTCATGGTGGTTCTGTTCGCCAAGCTGGAGAACATGCTCCAAAACTCGCTGTACGTCAACATCCTGCTCACAGGCATCGTGGCCCAGCTGGCCTGCTATCCTCAGCCCCTCCTACGCTCCTTCCTGCTCAACACCAACATGGTCTTCCAGCCCAGCGTCAAGTCACTGATCCAG GTTCTAGGTTCTGTGAAGAACCGCATCGAGGCGTTTGCAGCCTCTCATGAGGACTTCCCGGCCATGCTGAAGAAAGCCCAGCAGTACCTGGTGGCCCGAGGCAAGGTGGACTGGGCCGACTCGCCCGCGGCAGTCCCGAACCTGAGGCGCTCCGATTCATTAG TGAAGAGTCGTAAGCCCTCCCTCGGAGAGCTGATCCTCCGTCACACCAACAGCCCGACCCGGGCCCGGCACGCCGCCCAGCTGGCCCTTGCGCACGTGCGGGACGGCGGCCAGTCGCTACACAGCGCCCTGTTCAAGGGCGGCGCGGGAGCCGGGAGTCTGGAGAAGCAAGCGGAGGCGCTGCGAGTGAAGAACGCCGTCTACTGCGCCGTCGTCTTCTGCGAGTTCCTCAAGGAGCTGGCCGCCCTGGCCCAAGAGCACGCCGTCACCCTGCCTTTCCCCCACAGCCAGGAGGCCGAGGAGTAG